CTGAATCGCATCAGTGATTTCACCGAGAACCTTTTCACGATTTCAATTTGGATTTCAAATTCAAATGGTATGTGGTCCgacattttgattttgattttgattcaaATGGTATGTGGTTCATGATTTCAATCTGACGCCTATATCGCGGCGTCAGATTTTGACGCTATGGGGCGTCAGTTCCATTTTTGATTGAAAAAAATGGGGCTTCAAAGGGTTATGTGGCAGCATGTGATTGGTTGGGGTAATATATCCGTTACCCAACGGATATATATCCGTTtttttgtatttaaaaaaaaaaaatcatttttactcCATTTTACTCCTATTTAAACCCCAACAATTCTATCTTTTTCACACATTTCATTCTTACTCTTTTTCTTTCTATTACAATACAAAAGACATACGTATACACATTTAATGTTAGTAGGTAGTCGGTacaattaatgtagttagttgagtcggtgcaattaatgtagttagttgggCAGGTGCATTTATTGGGCAGTCAGGTCTTGTATCTCGGGTCTATATATATATCCTTGTTGTATGTTGTAAATATGTATCAATTAAGAGAGATGAAATTACAGAGAGTTTAGATgttttacatggtatcagagcgtaccTATGAGTGTTTGAGTCTGtaagtcaccaccaccaccataaccacCCGCAGCCCAACCCGCAGCCATCACTTCAGTCTCCAAATTGAAACGTTTCGAAGTCACTTTCAGATCTCACCACCCCCGCCAAACGTCCCAGAAGGTCCCGAATTATATTTCTGAAAAAAACGAAAAACTTCCGACAGCCGTAAGCCACCCCACGCGCCGCCCTATCACCACTAGTCGCCACCACTCGCCGGCGCGTGAGGGCGCGTGGATCACTCTCCACCGCTGGTTTTCTTGTCCGATCGTCAGTCTCGTGATTCCGATTGCTAGTTTCTTGAATATTACTCCGATTGctagttgaagaagaagaagaaaaaaaaaaggtcgATTGCTAATTATCTGTCTGCtgtctgtttttttttcttttttatccaCTACCAAGTGGTCAGATATTTATTTTCACCTACTACCAAACTATGTTATGACTTGACATTTCTCACCAACTCCTTAAACTTTCTTTTAtccgtattttttttattttaagttatcttttaattttattttattaaaaaaaatgagCGATGAAAAGAAAATAGATAGTAATTTAAGCGAGACTATTCCTATTGGAGCCCGTTTGACCGACAATAAACTTAATGGGTCTAACTTCTTTGAATGGAGTAAGACAATCCGTGTATATCTTAGGAGCATGGGAAAAGCTTCTCATTTTACTTCCGAACCTCCTAAAGATGATACACGGGATCTGTGGCTACAAAATGATGTCAGAATCTTTCTTCAAATTATGAATTCCATTGAATCTTCGGTTACTTCGTTGGTAAATCATTGTGAGTATGTAAAAGAGCTTATGGAGTATCTCGATTTTCTATATTCTGGAAAGAGCAATATCTCTAAAATATTTAATGTGTGCAAATCTTTTCATCGCAGTGAACAACACGATCGATCTCTAATGGCTTATGTTATGGAATTTAAGAAAACATATGAGGAGTTTAACTCTGTGATGCCTTTAAGTGCTGATATTAAGACTATGCAGACACAACGTGAGCAATTAGCGGTCATGAGCTTTCTAACTGGTTTACGACCAGAACATGATGCTATTAAGTCCCAGTTTTTGAACGAGTCTACGATTCCCTCTCTTCAAGAAACATTTGCTCGTGTCCTCCGTCACGAGGATGTTAAAACACCTCAAGTTTCTGAgcacaactgtgatgacccggaaatttctaaccaaatttaaactttatctttaaatgatttaatgtttccgacgcgataagcaaagtctatgaagttgaatctcaaaattttagaactgtttcatgtattaaattacatttgactgctctcgacgattcctgaacaattatatgtatgtatatatatatatgtacaagtaaaaacgactttcctaccttaaaacactatttgctacagtaaaacactatttgctacagtgtagccttattttgctacagtgctacagtgaaaacgactttgctacactatttgctacagtaaaacactatttgctacagtaaacactatttgctacagtgacactatttgatgtcgaggaactagcaaacaaaaacaggataaggcggccatgcgatcgcatggcaaaaccactgaaaactcatgcgttcgcatgaggtactgtagcaggccacatactataaaagctcgattcattcctctgtattattattatttttatattattattaatattatttttattattattattattattattattattattactattattattattattattaagattaatattattattattattcttattataatattattattagtagtatatacacctaaaatactacgacgaggttatgagcgtgtcaccttcaaaatgggtttttgagcgggatagagctaagaaaattatgggttattgccaaggaggttatgggtaatgttcgagggtatatttgtgaatcaaatctagtgtttatcatctctgttgcgtctacgtacttttctacaatattgaatctcaatattaatacgtaagcatttatattttatattttataaattaatagtgtatacatactagtgctcgagtatatatatttatacatgtttgtatgctaaatttcgtcgttaaacagtttataatgaatcacgaattaaatacatatattactggaaaaaggtatatgatatacatgttttcggaaaactggcgaaaaatcaataacttttcatttagacaccgaatagtttcgatgaacgaattaaaagatatggacaactgaattatgattaacg
This window of the Rutidosis leptorrhynchoides isolate AG116_Rl617_1_P2 chromosome 7, CSIRO_AGI_Rlap_v1, whole genome shotgun sequence genome carries:
- the LOC139860201 gene encoding uncharacterized protein, which codes for MSDEKKIDSNLSETIPIGARLTDNKLNGSNFFEWSKTIRVYLRSMGKASHFTSEPPKDDTRDLWLQNDVRIFLQIMNSIESSVTSLVNHCEYVKELMEYLDFLYSGKSNISKIFNVCKSFHRSEQHDRSLMAYVMEFKKTYEEFNSVMPLSADIKTMQTQREQLAVMSFLTGLRPEHDAIKSQFLNESTIPSLQETFARVLRHEDVKTPQVSEHNFVEDLEEEGGLVEAIEEVIEEVQEEAILIEQRKNPLILVWSVFIFMNLDILNDFARNCKLKL